ACCCAAGGGCATAGGTTTGCTCTCAgttttggtggggacacatccacaactcctgttatcacgataccaacattattgtttcaataccaatagcaagtgaagaatctcaatttcAATATtattgcaattttttttttaatttgatttggtttgtgtgatttgtgagatcattcacatcagtggcaatcatattTTCTATggcattagataaaataaatgttcaaaaaacatCTCTTTCTGAGATGAGATCATAGAACAGATCAGTGTTAaacaatgttcatttctatgagtatggaaatacaccagtttattttttatttctttgcattgtgcaggctacattcacaaatacattagcctacataaacagaatataggaacaggaaaatgtctcagatccattgtttatttgcgactgcaagattggtaccccaattagcctaacagtcagtgatggtgacttatagcctatgtgactgtccgtgcggcacacccttattcaacatgactcctaactttggttgaaagattacagaagctaggttagctgtgacaatatcctgggtaatatcctaacagctaatgctattttacacagtaaaatccgcatttgaaagcctggtcaccagttgtATGGCTAATTGTTTTGCCTAGACTGCAATGAAAAAGCTTCGTatttttgggtggcatagctgatctacaaaccacaaaaaggggcaaacatgtaaatgctgaagggcaaagggaacatcacaatgttttactttgCCCTTTTTTGGGATAGGcaatgtattggcagacagcccttacttaccgttgtcgttgacacacccgctcgcttgactgccggtgcaaacaagtagcctacagtagactgtgctttgacactctctgtgcgtgtaggcctactgtcagataacccttccctctccccctctgtttttcagtaaatcatatgacgacgtttcactgttgtgctggctgtcggaatgatcagcagcacaaattaGTTCGCTAAGATATTGGTGGCGACAATTTTggcatcttaaaatattgataaggactagtccttagcgtcccaccctaaatctacgcccatgctaTGACACTATGTTCTTGCTCTATTTCCCCCCTTGATCATATTCATTGTTATCCAAAAGGCTCGAAGGATGCTCTTTATTATATGGCAATTTTGGAAAAATATCAAATAAAAGTGAGGTGAGGTGCCCCCCAGTGAGGTGAGGTGTCAGTGCTCATAGCCCCCCCACCCGTTGCTCTCTGGCGCCGACGCTGCTTTTCTGCATCCAGACCATACCGTTGTGTAGGTCCTCCTGTTTAAGTTATCAGATAGAACAATCACTGGCTAACCCACTTTAAACTACTTTAGCAAAGTCCTTGGCTGCAGGTTGTGAGCAACAGGCAAAAGCAAGATACAATTGCAGTCCAATGAGATGCAGCTTTATTCTCTGCGATCATGCATGTTTAAACGATGTCGTGGAACAAAAAAGTGCGCCGACCTTGCGACTCGAACGCCTTCAGCTGCGACGTGTGCCGACGTAACATAACAGTtatactataaataaatatcgggGTAAGTTACAGCTGACAATAATGACCGATCTTTACTTAATGCAATTGAGTCTATTAGATATGGGTCCACAACGATTACGTTTATCTACTCTTGATATTGACGAGATGAAGCCGTTAGGCTACTGTGCTCTGCTCAGCTAAAATCTACGTGCTACAGGCGATTGTCACATAGAATAGCCTATAGAACTGGAATGTCATATCAACAATATGGCGCAGCGGTGTTAGTGGATAAGCcctatataaaatattaagaagagctcttttttttcaagttaaatcgaaacaatgtttTCTATTGCTCGTGCACTAATAGCCCTACTGGTAGGCAATTATTACATCGCAGTGTTTGCAGTGAACTAACGTTATCGTTTTTTAAACCATAAAATGGTCCAACGCAACACTTCACCGCAAACTCTTCATAAATCAATGCGGAAACTCATAGGTAACCGAGTAGTCTAGCATCAAATATTGTCCCAGGGTGGTATACTGTTTAATTACTGCCACACAGTGAAATTAATTTCATTGGTTCAAAACACTATGTAACGCAACCTGCATTAGTTTAATCGACAACAAATTAATGTGATCGAAGAACATTTTAATGATCAACTATTGATCGTCGATTAATCATGCCCATCCAAAATGGAAGCTTTCTTtgttcattacccacaatctttttctctccaaccccccccccgtCTGCATGTGGCTATGCCTATTTGATACATTATCATTCTGAATTGCATCATAAAGGCCCCTGTCACTGTTTGGTTAGAGTAACACAATGGATCAGAGAGAAAAAGCATTATATAAACACCTGAGTGGAGTCAGATTTCTGAGCTCTCGTGTTTAGAGATGGACAAGAGGATGCTGTAAACATAGAACATTTATTTGCAattgtttgctttttaatcTTTCAATTGATATAATATTTGACTACATTTTTCTCCCATCATAGATCTGGAGTCTGACATGACAGGATTTACTGAATCAATACCACTGCCCATGCCAGTGAATGAGATAAAAGAAGAGTTTGATGATTTCCTTCAAGAGTACCTGTTTGCAGTTCAGAAGGTAAAAGAAAACCCTGAACTGGATAATGACTGCAAGACTGAAACACACATATCAACCTTTAACTGTGAAGAACAGCTGCCTCCACTAATGGAAATAATCAAAGAAGAAGCCTCTAATTTCAGAGAAGATATTCAGAAATACTCCTACCCTACAGGTAAGTtgctaatttgttttttttatagtgtgaatcttatataaaaaaaaaaagttgaattAACGTTAATAATtagtgtttctctctttttctcctatAAATCATCAATAAATAAGAAACAGATGAGATGAGACATACTGCGGGAAAGACCCATCATTGTACTGGGTGTGGAAAGGCCTTTTGCAGGAAGAGTCATCTCAAGTCCCACCAGAAgatccacacaggagaaaagccgaATCAGTGTactacatgtgggaagagtttcaggACTAGGGGAGAGGTCAACACCcaccagcgcacacacacaggagaaaagccgcATCAGTGCTCTGACTGTGGAAAGGCCTTTGGTCAAAGGTCTCATCTAATACAACACCAGAAgatccacacaggagaaaagccacATCAGTGTAatacatgtgggaagagttttAAAAGTAGAGCAGAGGTCAACTCTCATCAGCGCACACATACAATAGTAAAGCCGTATCAGTGTGCTACATGTGGAAAGAGTTTCAAGAGTAGAGCAGCGGTGAACATCCATCAGCGCACACATACAGGAGAAAAGCCGTATCAGTGCTCTAACTGTGGAAAGGCCTTTAGGCAACTCTCATCTCTCCAGCAACACCAGACAATCCATACAGGAGAAAAGCTGTATCAGTGCTCTGACTGTGGAAAGAGATTCAGGACTAGGTCACAGGCCAACATCCATCAGCGCACACATACAGGAGAAAGGCCTCATCAGTGCTCTGACTGTGGAAAGAGTTTCAAGACTAGGTCACTGGTAAAAACCCATCAGCGCACACATACGGGAGAAAAGCCGTATCAGTGTACTACATGTGGAAAGAGATTCAACACTAAGGCAGAGGTCAAAATCCATCAGCGCACACATACAGGAGAAAAGCCGTATCAGTGCTCTGACTGTGGGAAGGCCTTTAGTCACAGATCTAATCTAACAAAACACCTGAAGGAGAAACACACAGGACAAACAGGAGAAAAGCTGTATCAGTGCTCTGACTGTTGAAAGGCCTTTGGTCGAAGCTCTCATCTAAAGGAAAACCAGATGATCCACTCAGGAGAAAAGCCACATAAGTGCTCTAACTGTGGAAAGGCCTTTAGTTTTGTCTCTCGTCTCCGGAAACACCAGAGgatccacacaggagaaaagccgtaTCAGTGTACTAACTGTGAAAAGGCCTTTAGTCAAAGGTCTAATCTAAAGGAACACCAGCAGattcacacaggagaaaagccgtatcagtgcactgactgtggaaaggTCTTTATTCAAACTTCTTCTCTCAAGGTACACCAGAAGATCCACACAAGAGAAAAGCTGCATCAGTGCTCTGACTGTGGAAAGGCCTTTGGTGATACATCAACCCTCCTGAAACACCAGAGAATCCACACAGAATAGTTTTCAGATCAACACCCATAATTGCACGCATACAGGAGAAAAGCCACATCAGTGCTCTGACTGAGGAATGGCCTTCAGTCAAAGGCTTCATCTAATGAGACACCAGAAGATCCACAAAAGAGTAAAGCCGATTAATGTACTACATGTGGTAAGAGTTTCAGTCGAAACTCAACTCTTAAGACCCATCAGAGAAAATACACTAGAGGTAAATATCAACAAAACTGATTTGActgaaatgttattttaataatattgaAGCCAAAATTTACAGAaacatgtatgtgcacacaaaaTGGTGAAACTGCATAAATATTTTGGTGTTTTCGGTTTGGGAAGTCTTTGAATCAAATGTTTAATTAAGTGTCATAGAATTCAAAATTTCACATTTACTGAGATACTCATTGTTTGATCCTATTCTATTGATATTCTATTTGATCCTATTCTATTGATATTCTATTTGATCCTATTCTATTGATATTCTAGTTGATCCTATTCCTTGATGTTCATGTTGTTTACTAAAGAGAAACACCTCATGAGATCAGACATGCTGTATAAAACTACAACTAAAAGTTGTGATGCAAAAACTCTTATAACTTTTACTATGAGAGATGCTTTGagattttggaaatgttattcTATCATTGTAAATAAGTGTGTAGAATATGTACAAATCAACTCTGCATGACTATGCCAATGACAAGGTATCTCATAATGGCTGATTGaacaaatttatttttattttgtacatGGAATgggatgttttttaaaaaacaaaacaataaacaaaactCAGAATTACTTGGAATAAATGTCTTACCTTCTGGTGCAAATGATTAAGTCTTTGGGAAGTTGCAACAAAAATAAAGGTCATAAACATCATTTTCTTTTTACATGTGGTTTCCACTTGCTATAGactgctgaattactgaagcttagcaggcttagttagtacttggataagaaacctccttggaagagtaggttcctgctggaagtggtgttggtggctggccaaaaggtggcactcttctctgtagccaaaagccaccaaacaaatatcaatcccaatgtcctaaTGTATTGACAGGGACactactgcaggagatgttttcctttgcatgaatgttaaattgaggtccttgATTACCTGATTTGCTCTatttatgcacacatacataaagacacacacacatacacacacacacaaagacacatacaaacatacatgcacaaacacgcacacaaagacaaacacaaatacacacgcacacatacacacacagaaaaaaacacatatacaaaaaAACAAGCACATACTAAATTACAAACAtaacctagaaatctagacgcaccctagcggcggcaaattaatttgctcagcctgtaagTCTAAtagcaaaccatagggatttctattggctgacgccatggacgtcatccaatcacagcgctctattttgttagagagtcttaaggcgggcttaacaggatgacgacagtcctgcgaaAGTGGCTATGgtgaacgaagagcggttgtttgaatcgccGTTGGCGTCAActctggaggagttggacttgtgcttttttttttaaagttgagcaacacaagtAATGTGTTAAGTAAgtaattcctttcgaagaaggatgtatttgccgttttgccgaccggatacggtaAAAGTTTGATATATAATCTTTCCTCAGTTTACTTCCCCGTTCACTGTTTTCGTCGCTCTGGCCACGTCATCCTGCTCTTTGTTCtgattggtcgtagcgctggcctattgcatgcctaggcagtttgaaagacaattctctgcccgccccttggattaagtgAGGTGAATaggtcgattccagactatacatttcaatgacatAGGATGGCCCGCTACgctattacaaacacacaaaaaaggaacaaagtaggaattGAAGACAATTTGACaagtgtgacttatttttgtggaaaaaatgtgctggacttggcagtggtcatattttgtaacgctatgcggtacatctagttctaatTTGGATCGATGACCATTCCCATCTCATGCCCCAAcattgtaatttgtatttgaaAGTCAAGGTTTATTAACAAACAGGTGATCACTTCTACCCTAAAATTACCCAGTACATAAGCAATTGAGATTTCAATTTCACacctcctccccacccccactcaACCTACTCTGGGGCAATTTCACACCTCCTCTTTACCCCCACTCAGCCTCCTCTGGGGCA
This window of the Alosa alosa isolate M-15738 ecotype Scorff River chromosome 7, AALO_Geno_1.1, whole genome shotgun sequence genome carries:
- the LOC125297343 gene encoding zinc finger protein 239-like produces the protein MTGFTESIPLPMPVNEIKEEFDDFLQEYLFAVQKVKENPELDNDCKTETHISTFNCEEQLPPLMEIIKEEASNFREDIQKYSYPTETDEMRHTAGKTHHCTGCGKAFCRKSHLKSHQKIHTGEKPNQCTTCGKSFRTRGEVNTHQRTHTGEKPHQCSDCGKAFGQRSHLIQHQKIHTGEKPHQCNTCGKSFKSRAEVNSHQRTHTIVKPYQCATCGKSFKSRAAVNIHQRTHTGEKPYQCSNCGKAFRQLSSLQQHQTIHTGEKLYQCSDCGKRFRTRSQANIHQRTHTGERPHQCSDCGKSFKTRSLVKTHQRTHTGEKPYQCTTCGKRFNTKAEVKIHQRTHTGEKPYQCSDCGKAFSHRSNLTKHLKEKHTGQTGEKLYQCSDC